The genome window CTTCGTAAGCTTTGTAAATTCCTACAAGTGCGGAATGACCTGTTACTGCTTTTGGTGCAGCCACCTGTACTGTTGCATCTTCAATACCTGCTGTTAGCATTGCGTTTGCATACATTTCAGACGTAACTTGTGTAATATTTGATGGTGTAACAATTTCAATAACTAAGCCTTCTCCTGCATTCTTGCGCGTAATTTTGGCAGAAGAATACATACGAGAGCTCGAATTACTATCTTTAATATATTTAACTAAGTCTTGACCTGATACTGATATTTCTTCAATTTCAGGCTCTTCATTCACTTTTAATGATTTTTTAACAGACTCTTTTTCAGCCTCAGATAAGTTTGCACCATATACGACGATCGGTACACCTAGTTTTTCATCAATTGCTTTAGGTGGCGTATTATCAGCTGCAAAACCCGTTGCTGGTGCCATCACGCCAAATACTAACATAGTCGCTGTAAGTATTTTCATCCACGTTTTTTTCAAATTGTATGACCCCTTTCGTTAGAAAACTCATTTGGCCTGTATAATGTTTGCCAAGCAATTAGGCCTCGGCATAATTGCTTTCTTCGCTTTCGCTACAAAAAACAACATTTGCTGAAATAAGTTAAACAATAATTAGTACGAAAAAAAGACGAGAAGGTTTCAAAGGGCTCTCGTCATTTTCTTTCACTTCATCTGGTATTCAGTCACCATACCTTAGATATATGAATGTTCCTGCACTAAATTTCCTCTGTCCAACCATTTTGCTGTTTCACTTTACCAGCTTTCAAAAGTGTACCTAACGCGCGTTTAAATGCAGCTTTACTCATATTAAACATTTCTTGAATTTCATCGGGTGAGGATTTATCGCCAAATGGCATTTTGCCCCCAACATCTTGTAGATAATTTAAAATTCTTTGTGCATCATCTGAAATACGTTCATGCTTACGTGGTAAAAGTGAACCATTCAAT of Lysinibacillus agricola contains these proteins:
- a CDS encoding DUF1002 domain-containing protein, which codes for MKKTWMKILTATMLVFGVMAPATGFAADNTPPKAIDEKLGVPIVVYGANLSEAEKESVKKSLKVNEEPEIEEISVSGQDLVKYIKDSNSSSRMYSSAKITRKNAGEGLVIEIVTPSNITQVTSEMYANAMLTAGIEDATVQVAAPKAVTGHSALVGIYKAYEVTTGETLDIDRTDVANEELSVATTLTQSAGVDDAKVAELLTEIKKQIAELKPETREDVEKIVQEQLNKLEINLSEKDRQLLVDLMNKISKLDIDFSKWSEQLDDISNTIKEKFGSLMEDTGFWAGVKNFFANLKDTISSWFN